A window of Dehalococcoidales bacterium contains these coding sequences:
- a CDS encoding ABC transporter permease has product MNRFFAMVRRELKSITKEKTIILAIVIQLFIASFSSVIVTGLMAFYDPDSIGQSTKMTVTVGVVDQTDGPLVGILKKESLRVKSLPDAASAESAFRTGQVDTVLLVPEKVGNVVNMKLMLPELDSKATVIMMVLKEPLKQYESYLREQNGIAMQYTDLHARTDTSYEFLYSLILPILMFFPALLAGSIVIDTVSEEVENKTLDTLRSAPVSLNQILGAKVCAAVITVLLQCTAWALLLRLNHLYIENLGLVLLLSVTIGTIVSVGAAAASLYFKDRERAQFAYSMVLVVMVGLSYLVSPSPFSLMARLATGSHYTGTLDVLLYMVPLIVLGAAFFRWSGRLLSTQSVR; this is encoded by the coding sequence ATGAACAGGTTCTTCGCCATGGTACGGAGAGAACTGAAGTCCATTACGAAAGAGAAGACGATTATACTGGCCATTGTCATTCAGCTTTTCATTGCGTCTTTTTCCTCGGTCATCGTCACCGGTCTGATGGCATTCTACGACCCCGACTCCATCGGGCAAAGCACAAAAATGACAGTCACAGTAGGCGTAGTCGACCAGACCGACGGACCGCTGGTGGGAATACTGAAAAAGGAGAGTCTCAGGGTAAAGTCACTACCCGATGCCGCCAGTGCCGAGAGTGCCTTCCGGACCGGCCAGGTGGATACCGTCCTCCTTGTACCGGAGAAGGTCGGGAACGTGGTGAATATGAAGCTGATGCTGCCTGAGCTGGACTCCAAGGCAACCGTGATAATGATGGTACTCAAGGAGCCGTTGAAGCAATACGAGTCCTATCTACGCGAGCAGAACGGTATCGCCATGCAATATACGGACCTGCACGCCCGGACAGACACCAGCTACGAGTTCCTGTACTCGCTGATTCTGCCGATACTCATGTTCTTCCCCGCCCTGCTGGCAGGGAGTATCGTCATCGACACCGTGTCGGAGGAGGTTGAGAACAAGACACTGGATACCCTCCGCTCGGCACCGGTTTCACTCAACCAGATACTCGGGGCCAAGGTGTGTGCCGCGGTTATTACCGTGCTACTCCAATGTACGGCCTGGGCGCTGCTGCTGCGACTGAACCACCTGTACATAGAGAACCTTGGCCTGGTACTCTTGCTTAGTGTTACCATTGGTACCATCGTATCCGTGGGTGCTGCCGCCGCCTCGCTCTACTTCAAGGACAGGGAGAGGGCGCAGTTTGCCTACTCCATGGTGCTGGTGGTGATGGTCGGCCTGAGTTACCTGGTCAGTCCGTCACCATTCAGTCTGATGGCGAGACTGGCTACCGGCAGTCATTACACCGGTACCCTGGATGTGTTACTGTACATGGTACCCCTCATCGTCCTCGGTGCGGCATTCTTCAGGTGGTCGGGCAGATTGTTGTCGACCCAGAGTGTCCGCTAG